In a single window of the Centroberyx gerrardi isolate f3 chromosome 17, fCenGer3.hap1.cur.20231027, whole genome shotgun sequence genome:
- the luzp1 gene encoding leucine zipper protein 1, which yields MSDHKDMTNRHLRHKLQSLGRRLDELEEATNKLQKSEDELLDLQDKVIQAEGSNSSLLGDVEALRKRLLKIQGKDEEVRKAEDLCRTVREKLEEEESLTKELKAEIERLQRRMAELEKLEEAFGKSKSDCSQLCLSLNEEKNLTKKLSSELEALKARLKEVEGSEAKLDRAEQALAGELEKLKGFTQTFVSERKRLLEKQREDEKIILKLTEKLEHQKNRLGMSADPGRADFMRSRIEDELSSTGLLTSKRKKSLDYLKLADDNIGLRNKSENEKNSLEGPQEEDNKVKELTQEVERLKNRLKQLEIVEEDLKNSESKNGELHDKFQMERNRARQLSEQVEQLRTQLCGNGGIGGNGTGNADKHGNGSANICPNSPAKVLENGKAENEEINVKGGFRQEKPKYRSAAAVSEPSSPKYRNRELSPQHKRETKLRSKELSHSEESSPKSVRRALSPAHKSRRTPKTTTTASASDNGIRDTGRGAEEKIRGATHSAVNASASDAKKVSVLSRYPPAANDQKPWRTAQKQSDGDSKKSRVDKFSKLYVGSDSESNNSDVVPESSSKVNSISALEKETASASDQECLDQVQDSAAVPVSIASLSKANGSYTAYRSHVTPLLPNDQGSEGHSSASETESTGSRPSEPEPVTEVTTATISSRTAASKYPRYSHVHDSHSEGSSSRSSFDEELHSRSLFAEGGPQEPTHTPSGIEIRRVCSPREALRSKAVIKPAIVEIDRKEVMMSEPLATNGKPKISTKPVVTTTSKMTSSITIYPNDPSSSRTSSRSSSVSSEPAAIKERHTSTSNILIGPSSEHRGSISVPYEISIPKSEIALRPCQGQDCGAEDQDDPSSGSSLHDSSRVETTTSHLCSQRSNFSLRSPDTTSADFNDTESGFESSSSSTTTVTSWRSQRHSTQHSHQDSLPEMRNVTVRSTWRNRGPASVDETGGRGREGPRMMMMDGGSEDEAEASTTWRAYRATTVLDTEEMVNSGAGPSGNAAAQKGAKPSPAEVYMRRINSVVTSTRDVQEPGVRRGKRSQSPTMEAGGLGRTIPHEPVSSQSWGRSYTQQPMAADSMEPSPTPSPNPSHSPASWRRQAPSSDSHHLGSSYDRASKTAGASSRGEPWSSRGQGSGARAEGRSGAGSRPWSHRQSEH from the exons ATGTCTGATCACAAAGACATGACAAATCGCCACCTGCGGCACAAGCTGCAGAGTCTAGGCCGAAGACTGGATGAACTGGAGGAGGCCACCAACAAGCTGCAGAAGTCTGAGGATGAGCTGCTCGACCTGCAG gacAAGGtcatccaggcagaaggcagcaaCTCCTCCCTGCTTGGGGATGTGGAGGCTCTGAGGAAACGCCTGCTGAAGATCCAGGGCAAGGATGAGGAGGTACGCAAAGCCGAGGACCTCTGCcgcacagtgagagagaaactggaagaagaggagagccTTACTAAGGAGCTGAAGGCAGAGATTGAACGTCTGCAGCGGAGGATGGCCGAACTGGAGAAACTGGAAGAGGCTTTTGGGAAGAGTAAGTCAGACTGCAGCCAGCTCTGTCTCAGCCTCAATGAGGAGAAGAACTTGACCAAGAAGCTCTCGTCTGAGTTGGAGGCCCTCAAGGCCCGTttgaaggaggtggaggggtcAGAGGCGAAGCTGGACAGGGCAGAGCAGGCCTTAGCCGGGGAGCTGGAGAAACTCAAAGGATTCACCCAGACCTTTGTGAGTGAACGTAAGAGGCTActagagaaacagagggaggatgagaagatCATTCTGAAGCTGACAGAAAAACTGGAGCACCAGAAGAATCGCCTCGGCATGTCAGCGGACCCCGGTCGCGCAGATTTCATGAGGTCACGAATTGAAGATGAGCTGTCGTCCACGGGCCTCCTCACCAGCAAGCGCAAAAAGAGCCTTGACTACCTGAAGTTGGCCGACGACAACATTGGTCTCAGGAACAAATCTGAGAATGAGAAGAACAGCCTAGAAGGCCCACAGGAGGAGGACAACAAAGTGAAAGAGTTGACCCAGGAGGTAGAGAGGCTGAAGAACCGCCTCAAACAGCTGGAGATAGTGGAGGAGGACCTGAAGAACTCTGAGTCCAAGAACGGAGAACTCCATGACAAGTTCCAGATGGAACGGAACCGGGCTCGCCAACTCAGCGAGCAAGTGGAACAGCTCAGGACGCAGCTCTGCGGAAATGGCGGAATTGGAGGAAACGGAACTGGTAATGCGGATAAACACGGCAATGGAAGCGCTAACATTTGCCCCAACAGCCCCGCTAAGGTCCTGGAGAATGGCAAAGCTGAGAACGAAGAGATTAATGTGAAGGGAGGTTTCAGACAAGAGAAGCCCAAATACAggagtgctgctgctgtctcagAACCAAGCTCCCCCAAATACAGGAACAGGGAGCTGTCTCCTCAGCACAAGAGGGAGACCAAGCTGAGGAGCAAAGAGCTGAGCCACTCGGAGGAGAGCTCTCCTAAGTCTGTCAGGAGAGCCCTCAGTCCTGCTCACAAGAGCAGGAGGACACCCAAAACCACAACTACTGCGAGTGCATCTGATAACGGAATAAGAGACAcgggaagaggagcagaggagaagattaGAGGAGCCACTCACAGCGCTGTAAATGCATCTGCTAGTGATGCCAAGAAAGTGTCTGTCCTCAGTCGCTACCCTCCAGCAGCTAATGACCAGAAGCCATGGAGGACAGCTCAGAAACAGAGTGATGGGGATAGCAAAAAGAGCAGAGTAGATAAGTTTTCAAAATTGTACGTTGGTAGCGATAGCGAGTCAAACAATTCTGATGTTGTACCTGAGAGCTCCAGTAAAGTCAACAGCATCTCCGCACTAGAGAAGGAGACAGCATCTGCCTCAGATCAGGAATGTCTGGACCAGGTTCAGGATTCTGCCGCTGTCCCCGTCTCCATCGCCAGCCTCTCCAAAGCCAATGGATCCTACACAGCCTACAGATCCCATGTCACTCCACTGTTGCCCAATGACCAGGGGTCAGAGGGTCATTCCtctgcctctgaaacagaatctACTGGTTCGAGGCCCTCTGAACCAGAACCTGTGACTGAGGTAACTACTGCAACTATAAGCAGTAGGACTGCAGCCTCCAAGTATCCTAGATACTCCCATGTTCATGATTCGCATTCAGAGGGTTCCTCCTCCAGGAGCTCGTTTGATGAAGAGCTCCATAGCAGATCACTGTTCGCTGAGGGAGGCCCCCAGGAGCCCACACATACTCCGTCAGGGATCGAGATCCGGCGAGTGTGCAGCCCACGCGAAGCGCTGAGGTCAAAAGCTGTCATCAAGCCTGCCATCGTCGAGATTGACAGGAAGGAAGTGATGATGTCAGAACCTTTAGCTACCAATGGCAAACCCAAAATCTCCACCAAACCAGTCGTGACCACCACTAGTAAGATGACCAGTAGTATAACCATCTATCCCAACGACCCGAGCTCTTCCAGAAccagcagccgcagcagcagtgtgtccagtgaACCCGCGGCCATCAAAGAACGCCACACCTCCACCAGCAACATCCTTATAG GTCCCAGCAGTGAGCACCGTGGCAGCATCTCCGTCCCGTATGAGATTTCCATCCCCAAGAGTGAGATCGCCCTGCGGCCCTGCCAGGGCCAGGACTGTGGGGCAGAAGACCAGGACGACCCCTCATCAGGGTCCAGCCTGCATGATTCATCTAGAGTGGAGACCACCACCAGCCACCTGTGCTCCCAACGCAGCAACTTCAGCCTCCGGTCCCCGGACACCACCTCCGCAGACTTCAACGACACAGAGTCGGGCTTcgagagcagcagcagtagcactACCACGGTCACCAGCTGGAGAAGCCAGagacacagcacacagcacTCCCACCAAGACAGTTTACCAGAGATGAGGAACGTGACCGTGAGAAGCACCTGGAGGAACCGGGGCCCTGCGTCAGTGGATGAGACAGGCGGTCGAGGAAGAGAGGGtcccaggatgatgatgatggatggCGGGTCGGAAGATGAGGCAGAAGCCTCGACCACATGGAGGGCCTACCGGGCGACCACCGTACTCGACACAGAGGAAATGGTAAACAGCGGAGCGGGACCTAGTGGGAATGCTGCAGCACAGAAAGGAGCCAAGCCATCCCCTGCAGAG GTATACATGCGTAGGATCAACAGTGTGGTTACTAGCACCAGAGACGTCCAGGAACCGGGGGTCCGCCGGGGCAAGCGCTCCCAGTCTCCCACCATGGAGGCAGGGGGCCTGGGAAGGACCATACCCCACGAGCCTGTCTCCTCTCAGTCCTGGGGCCGCTCATACACACAACAGCCCATG